The following coding sequences are from one Mycobacterium bourgelatii window:
- a CDS encoding heat shock protein transcriptional repressor HspR has product MAKNQKREEARTFMISVAAELAGMHAQTLRTYDRLGLVSPQRTSGGGRRYSQHDVELLREVQRLSQDEGVNLAGIKRIIELTNQVEALQSRLHEMSEELAALRAKQRREVAVVPKSTALVVWKPRHR; this is encoded by the coding sequence ATGGCAAAAAACCAGAAGAGAGAAGAAGCCCGTACCTTCATGATCTCGGTGGCCGCCGAGCTGGCCGGAATGCACGCGCAGACCCTGCGCACCTACGACCGGCTCGGTCTGGTCAGTCCGCAGCGCACTTCCGGTGGCGGGCGGCGGTATTCCCAGCACGACGTGGAACTGCTGCGCGAGGTGCAGCGCCTATCGCAGGACGAGGGCGTCAACCTCGCCGGCATCAAGCGCATCATCGAGTTGACCAACCAGGTCGAGGCGTTGCAGTCGCGGTTGCACGAGATGTCTGAGGAACTGGCTGCCTTGCGCGCCAAGCAGCGCCGCGAAGTTGCGGTGGTGCCGAAGAGCACCGCCTTGGT